The Pseudomonadota bacterium genome includes a window with the following:
- the rplI gene encoding 50S ribosomal protein L9 yields the protein MDIILLERVAKLGQMGETVSVRDGYARNFLLPQGKALRATKANLAKFESERAQLEARNLERKQEAESVAGQLDGAAYIVIRSAGETGQLYGSVAARDIAEAATSNGVTVARSQVRLDRAIKTIGLHEVLIQLHPEVEVSVNINVARSEDEAERQAAGEDLTVQDFDGFEFEEESDEELETNAEEVFESIPEDLVEAEASDDEADVEQENAG from the coding sequence ATGGATATCATCCTTTTAGAGCGCGTCGCGAAACTTGGCCAAATGGGCGAGACCGTGTCGGTGCGCGACGGTTATGCGCGCAACTTCCTTCTCCCTCAAGGCAAGGCTTTGCGTGCTACAAAAGCCAATCTGGCGAAGTTCGAGTCAGAGCGTGCGCAGCTCGAAGCACGCAATCTTGAACGCAAGCAAGAAGCTGAGAGCGTGGCTGGTCAGTTGGACGGCGCCGCCTATATCGTCATCCGCTCAGCTGGGGAAACGGGCCAGCTGTATGGTTCTGTTGCCGCCCGCGATATCGCAGAAGCAGCGACAAGCAATGGCGTCACGGTCGCGCGCAGCCAGGTGCGCCTCGACCGCGCGATCAAGACCATTGGCCTTCATGAGGTGCTCATCCAGCTTCATCCGGAGGTTGAGGTGAGTGTCAACATTAACGTTGCGCGTTCTGAAGATGAGGCTGAACGTCAGGCAGCAGGTGAAGATCTCACGGTGCAAGACTTTGACGGTTTTGAGTTTGAAGAGGAGTCCGACGAAGAGCTCGAAACCAATGCCGAAGAGGTCTTTGAAAGCATCCCTGAGGATTTGGTCGAAGCCGAAGCAAGCGACGATGAAGCTGATGTTGAACAAGAGAACGCGGGCTGA
- the rpsR gene encoding 30S ribosomal protein S18, producing MAAPARRPFFRRRKTCPFSGANAPKIDYKDVRLLQRYISERGKIVPSRITAVSAKKQRELAKAIKRARFLGLLPYVVK from the coding sequence ATGGCCGCACCAGCACGACGCCCATTTTTCCGTCGCCGCAAGACGTGTCCTTTTTCCGGGGCCAATGCACCAAAAATCGATTACAAGGATGTACGGCTTTTGCAGCGGTACATCTCCGAGCGTGGCAAGATCGTTCCCAGCCGCATAACGGCGGTGTCAGCAAAGAAGCAGCGTGAACTTGCGAAAGCAATCAAACGCGCGCGCTTCCTGGGCCTGCTGCCCTACGTCGTGAAGTAA
- the rpsF gene encoding 30S ribosomal protein S6, translated as MAFYEHVFLARQDVSQQQVDALVEQYSGLITEHGGSVQNTEYWGMKSLAFRIKKNRKAHYTMMNIDAPSDAVAELERQLSINEDVLRYMTIRVESFDEGPSAMMQKRDDRRGGRSERGDRPDRGERRPRRDEAAKPSEGEE; from the coding sequence ATGGCTTTTTACGAGCATGTGTTCCTTGCCCGCCAAGACGTATCCCAGCAACAAGTGGATGCGCTTGTGGAACAGTATAGCGGGTTGATCACCGAACATGGCGGCTCGGTACAAAACACCGAGTATTGGGGCATGAAGAGCCTGGCTTTTCGCATCAAAAAGAACCGGAAAGCTCACTACACTATGATGAACATCGACGCCCCGTCGGATGCGGTCGCTGAGCTGGAGCGTCAGCTCAGCATCAATGAAGATGTTTTGCGCTACATGACGATCCGCGTCGAAAGCTTCGATGAGGGCCCATCAGCGATGATGCAGAAGCGCGACGACCGGCGCGGTGGCCGTAGTGAACGCGGCGACCGCCCTGATCGTGGAGAGCGCCGACCGCGCCGCGATGAAGCTGCAAAACCAAGCGAGGGAGAAGAGTAA
- the fabD gene encoding ACP S-malonyltransferase: MTTAFVFPGQGSQAVGMGKALYEAFPEAREVFDEVDSALDQSLTRLMFDGPDETLTLTANAQPALMSVSIAAVRALQNAGVSVLQHASHLAGHSLGEYSALAAAGAFDIATTAALLRTRGEAMQSAVPVGVGAMAAVLNLDLAAVETIAREAAQGEVCEAANDNAPGQVVISGHKAAVERAIELAKVAGARRALLLPVSAPFHCALMAPAADVMRGALNAATIREAAKPVVANVLAAPITDPDQIRTHLVEQVTGRVRWRESVEWMAANGVDTFIEIGSGKALSGMIKRMVDGATVLNVASPEDVDRVASHLMR, from the coding sequence ATGACGACAGCATTTGTCTTTCCTGGGCAGGGCAGCCAAGCCGTCGGAATGGGCAAAGCGCTCTACGAAGCTTTCCCTGAGGCTCGAGAGGTGTTTGACGAGGTCGATAGCGCACTCGACCAAAGCCTGACCCGCCTGATGTTTGATGGGCCGGACGAAACGCTGACGCTGACCGCAAACGCGCAACCCGCGCTCATGTCCGTGAGTATTGCTGCAGTACGCGCGCTCCAGAATGCCGGCGTCTCAGTCCTTCAACATGCCAGTCATCTCGCAGGTCATTCTTTGGGGGAATACTCCGCGCTTGCCGCAGCCGGCGCCTTCGATATTGCCACGACGGCCGCGCTGCTGCGTACCCGTGGAGAAGCGATGCAGTCCGCTGTTCCCGTTGGCGTTGGTGCCATGGCAGCGGTGCTCAATCTGGATTTGGCAGCGGTTGAAACAATTGCCAGAGAAGCTGCACAGGGCGAAGTCTGCGAGGCGGCCAATGATAATGCTCCCGGGCAGGTCGTCATTTCAGGTCACAAGGCGGCCGTCGAGCGTGCGATCGAATTGGCTAAGGTCGCCGGCGCGCGACGAGCCTTGCTTCTGCCCGTTTCAGCGCCTTTTCATTGCGCGTTAATGGCACCTGCAGCTGATGTGATGCGTGGAGCACTCAACGCGGCGACGATCCGCGAGGCCGCCAAGCCAGTGGTTGCCAATGTTCTTGCTGCACCGATTACCGACCCCGACCAAATCAGGACCCACTTGGTCGAACAGGTGACCGGGCGCGTTCGTTGGCGAGAGAGCGTGGAGTGGATGGCGGCTAACGGCGTCGATACCTTCATCGAAATCGGATCTGGCAAAGCTCTTTCTGGAATGATCAAGCGCATGGTCGATGGGGCAACGGTCCTCAATGTCGCGTCGCCTGAAGACGTTGATCGTGTGGCGAGCCATTTAATGCGATAA